One Ruminococcus albus AD2013 genomic region harbors:
- a CDS encoding M3 family metallopeptidase — translation MARIPHFYYDFYVYQYATGYSAAIALSQRILKEGAPAVKDYIEGFLMGGCSADPDNTAEKCGR, via the coding sequence ATGGCACGGATACCGCACTTCTACTATGATTTCTATGTATACCAGTACGCGACCGGCTATTCTGCGGCGATAGCGCTTTCACAACGTATACTGAAAGAGGGTGCACCAGCTGTTAAGGATTATATTGAAGGCTTCCTCATGGGCGGCTGCTCGGCTGACCCCGATAACACTGCTGAAAAATGCGGGCGTTGA